A stretch of Episyrphus balteatus chromosome 2, idEpiBalt1.1, whole genome shotgun sequence DNA encodes these proteins:
- the LOC129912454 gene encoding PAN2-PAN3 deadenylation complex subunit PAN3 isoform X1 → MSTFLNNFFPADTAAMDPIFYSPSNGIPSESKLATYMNRQNVGTPTYGLSSGFSLINLDSPLSIKKAQVTPHSPEFIPSRINSSPNFYSPYQPMLSNGVGNTGLLGNGNSGQNQAPTTPVSVKTNATPNLGLQKSVIAAAVQKHQQQQQQQQQQQLLQQQILHKSQSQQQPQSHAAVVTNLVKSAAANPQITATKAPTATQSFAMTTPLKQRHSPSSVGEKSPPRISPHGSPIPNTLSSANVHQENVGGTIYFYPTANHTSSQNSSSVSSDTVVAHAPTVVPGGATITPSPSVLYTGHVYPGPSSNVISMQPKTQLETAFFIPDEMRSEILSRNEISNFILDTSDAANSNIPLEVDNYHSLYPLEPPQLHPKMTMPTSTYKATHSTTGIKYTLRRLHGFRLQSTKCMAVVEMWKKLQHSNVVQLREVFTTKAFGDNSLVLVYDYHPGSQTLLSKYFTQAAEKNGYSDPFPGEARPFSHKSNLQRTSNGPLLPEATIWAIIMQLTAGLRAVHQAGLACRVLDPTKIIVTGKRVRFSFPGITDIATFDPNAANQLAVASMHQQEDLTALGRLVLALACRCLQSVQRDSVQSSIDLVSRHYSSDLRNFIVYLFTTTQRRSVTDLMPMIGARFYTQLDALQSQCDMQEDELSKEMENGRLYRILVKLNCINERPDFNLDCTWSETGDRYMLKLFRDYLFHSITEDGRPWLDHAHIVQCLNKLDAGSLEKVQLMSRDEQSVLIVTYVELKNCLENSFAELMAQAAT, encoded by the exons atacGGCTGCTATGGATCCAATTTTCTACTCTCCAAGTAATGGAATCCCATCGGAAAGTAAACTGGCAACATACATG AACCGACAAAATGTTGGAACGCCAACTTATGGCCTTTCTTCGGGGTTTTCTCTTATTAACTTGGACTCACCTTTATCAATTAAGAAGGCTCAG GTTACACCGCATTCACCCGAATTCATTCCATCGCGAATAAATTCATCGCCAAATTTTTACTCACCATATCAGCCGATGTTAAGTAATGGCGTTGGCAACACTGGCCTATTGGGAAATGGAAATTCTGGCCAAAATCAGGCCCCCACAACGCCGGTTTCGGTGAAAACAAATGCCACACCCAATTTGGGATTACAGAAAAGCGTTATAGCTGCTGCTGtacaaaaacaccaacaacaacaacaacagcagcagcagcagcaacttTTACAACAACAGATCCTTCATAAGTCACAATCACAACAGCAGCCGCAATCGCATGCAGCGGTTGTAACAAATCTGGTTAAAAGTGCTGCCGCAAATCCGCAAATTACAGCCACAAAAGCACCGACCGCAACACAATCGTTTGCGATGACTACCCCACTGAAGCAGCGTCATTCGCCCTCCAGTGTTGGTGAGAAATCACCGCCGCGGATATCACCGCATGGGTCCCCTATTCCGAATACACTCTCCTCCGCCAATGTACATCAG GAAAACGTTGGTGGAACGATATATTTTTACCCGACTGCCAATCACACTTCCAGCCAAAATAGTAGCTCGGTAAGTAGTGATACTGTCGTGGCGCACGCTCCAACCGTTGTGCCTGGAGGTGCAACCATAACTCCCTCTCCATCAGTACTATACACTGGACATGTGTATCCGGGACCTTCGTCGAATGTCATCAGCATGCAGCCGAAGACCCAATTGGAAACGGCATTCTTCATACCCGACGAGATGCGTTCCGAAATTCTCAGCCGCAATGAGATCTCCAACTTTATCTTAGACACAAGTGATGCAGCTAATTCGAATATACCCCTCGAAGTGGACAATTATCACTCATTATATCCCCTGGAGCCTCCACAATTGCATCCCAAGATGACAATGCCAACATCTACTTATAAGGCAACTCACAGTACGACAGGAATTAAGTACACTCTGAGGAGACTTCATG GTTTTCGTCTGCAATCGACTAAATGTATGGCAGTTGTTGAGATGTGGAAAAAACTGCAACACTCAAACGTTGTCCAGCTCCGAGAAGTCTTCACGACAAAAGCATTTGGTGATAATt catTAGTATTAGTTTATGATTATCATCCAGGATCACAGACCCTCTTGTCCAAGTATTTCACACAAGCTGCCGAAAAAAACGGCTACTCAGATCCATTCCCCGGCGAAGCGAGACCTTTtag TCATAAAAGCAATTTGCAAAGAACTAGCAATGGACCATTGCTGCCGGAGGCGACAATATGGGCAATTATTATGCAATTAACAGCTGGATTACGTGCTGTACATCAAGCTGGACTCGCTtgcag agtcTTGGACCCAACGAAAATTATTGTTACTGGTAAAAGGGTGCGTTTTAGTTTTCCCGGGATCACAGATATTGCTACATTTGATCCAAATGCTGCTAATCAATTGGCTGTAGCTAGCATGCATCAGCAG gAGGACCTCACAGCTCTTGGACGTTTAGTTTTAGCACTAGCATGTAGATGTCTGCAATCTGTGCAAAGAGATAGTGTACAAAGCAGCATTGATTTGGTTTCCAGACATTATTCGTCCGATTTAAGAAACTTTATAGT atatttaTTCACAACCACACAAAGACGCTCAGTGACTGATTTGATGCCAATGATTGGTGCTCGTTTCTACACACAATTGGATGCATTACAGAGCCAGTGTGATATGCAAGAGGATGAATTATCTAAAGAAATGGAAAATGGCCGCCTCTATCGGATATTggttaaattaaattgcattaaTGAGAGGCCAGa ctTCAATTTGGACTGTACATGGTCTGAAACTGGTGATAGATATATGTTGAAGCTATTCCGTGATTATTTATTTCATTCCATCACCGAAGATGGTCGACCATGGTTGGATCACGCACACATTGTTCAGTGTCTAAATAAACTAGACGCTGGCTCattggagaaa GTCCAATTGATGTCTCGAGATGAACAATCTGTTCTCATTGTCACTTATGTAGAACTCAAAAACTGTCTTGAGAATTCATTTGCTGAATTGATGGCTCAAGCAGCCACATAA
- the LOC129912454 gene encoding PAN2-PAN3 deadenylation complex subunit PAN3 isoform X3, whose product MSTFLNNFFPADTAAMDPIFYSPSNGIPSESKLATYMVTPHSPEFIPSRINSSPNFYSPYQPMLSNGVGNTGLLGNGNSGQNQAPTTPVSVKTNATPNLGLQKSVIAAAVQKHQQQQQQQQQQQLLQQQILHKSQSQQQPQSHAAVVTNLVKSAAANPQITATKAPTATQSFAMTTPLKQRHSPSSVGEKSPPRISPHGSPIPNTLSSANVHQENVGGTIYFYPTANHTSSQNSSSVSSDTVVAHAPTVVPGGATITPSPSVLYTGHVYPGPSSNVISMQPKTQLETAFFIPDEMRSEILSRNEISNFILDTSDAANSNIPLEVDNYHSLYPLEPPQLHPKMTMPTSTYKATHSTTGIKYTLRRLHGFRLQSTKCMAVVEMWKKLQHSNVVQLREVFTTKAFGDNSLVLVYDYHPGSQTLLSKYFTQAAEKNGYSDPFPGEARPFSHKSNLQRTSNGPLLPEATIWAIIMQLTAGLRAVHQAGLACRVLDPTKIIVTGKRVRFSFPGITDIATFDPNAANQLAVASMHQQEDLTALGRLVLALACRCLQSVQRDSVQSSIDLVSRHYSSDLRNFIVYLFTTTQRRSVTDLMPMIGARFYTQLDALQSQCDMQEDELSKEMENGRLYRILVKLNCINERPDFNLDCTWSETGDRYMLKLFRDYLFHSITEDGRPWLDHAHIVQCLNKLDAGSLEKVQLMSRDEQSVLIVTYVELKNCLENSFAELMAQAAT is encoded by the exons atacGGCTGCTATGGATCCAATTTTCTACTCTCCAAGTAATGGAATCCCATCGGAAAGTAAACTGGCAACATACATG GTTACACCGCATTCACCCGAATTCATTCCATCGCGAATAAATTCATCGCCAAATTTTTACTCACCATATCAGCCGATGTTAAGTAATGGCGTTGGCAACACTGGCCTATTGGGAAATGGAAATTCTGGCCAAAATCAGGCCCCCACAACGCCGGTTTCGGTGAAAACAAATGCCACACCCAATTTGGGATTACAGAAAAGCGTTATAGCTGCTGCTGtacaaaaacaccaacaacaacaacaacagcagcagcagcagcaacttTTACAACAACAGATCCTTCATAAGTCACAATCACAACAGCAGCCGCAATCGCATGCAGCGGTTGTAACAAATCTGGTTAAAAGTGCTGCCGCAAATCCGCAAATTACAGCCACAAAAGCACCGACCGCAACACAATCGTTTGCGATGACTACCCCACTGAAGCAGCGTCATTCGCCCTCCAGTGTTGGTGAGAAATCACCGCCGCGGATATCACCGCATGGGTCCCCTATTCCGAATACACTCTCCTCCGCCAATGTACATCAG GAAAACGTTGGTGGAACGATATATTTTTACCCGACTGCCAATCACACTTCCAGCCAAAATAGTAGCTCGGTAAGTAGTGATACTGTCGTGGCGCACGCTCCAACCGTTGTGCCTGGAGGTGCAACCATAACTCCCTCTCCATCAGTACTATACACTGGACATGTGTATCCGGGACCTTCGTCGAATGTCATCAGCATGCAGCCGAAGACCCAATTGGAAACGGCATTCTTCATACCCGACGAGATGCGTTCCGAAATTCTCAGCCGCAATGAGATCTCCAACTTTATCTTAGACACAAGTGATGCAGCTAATTCGAATATACCCCTCGAAGTGGACAATTATCACTCATTATATCCCCTGGAGCCTCCACAATTGCATCCCAAGATGACAATGCCAACATCTACTTATAAGGCAACTCACAGTACGACAGGAATTAAGTACACTCTGAGGAGACTTCATG GTTTTCGTCTGCAATCGACTAAATGTATGGCAGTTGTTGAGATGTGGAAAAAACTGCAACACTCAAACGTTGTCCAGCTCCGAGAAGTCTTCACGACAAAAGCATTTGGTGATAATt catTAGTATTAGTTTATGATTATCATCCAGGATCACAGACCCTCTTGTCCAAGTATTTCACACAAGCTGCCGAAAAAAACGGCTACTCAGATCCATTCCCCGGCGAAGCGAGACCTTTtag TCATAAAAGCAATTTGCAAAGAACTAGCAATGGACCATTGCTGCCGGAGGCGACAATATGGGCAATTATTATGCAATTAACAGCTGGATTACGTGCTGTACATCAAGCTGGACTCGCTtgcag agtcTTGGACCCAACGAAAATTATTGTTACTGGTAAAAGGGTGCGTTTTAGTTTTCCCGGGATCACAGATATTGCTACATTTGATCCAAATGCTGCTAATCAATTGGCTGTAGCTAGCATGCATCAGCAG gAGGACCTCACAGCTCTTGGACGTTTAGTTTTAGCACTAGCATGTAGATGTCTGCAATCTGTGCAAAGAGATAGTGTACAAAGCAGCATTGATTTGGTTTCCAGACATTATTCGTCCGATTTAAGAAACTTTATAGT atatttaTTCACAACCACACAAAGACGCTCAGTGACTGATTTGATGCCAATGATTGGTGCTCGTTTCTACACACAATTGGATGCATTACAGAGCCAGTGTGATATGCAAGAGGATGAATTATCTAAAGAAATGGAAAATGGCCGCCTCTATCGGATATTggttaaattaaattgcattaaTGAGAGGCCAGa ctTCAATTTGGACTGTACATGGTCTGAAACTGGTGATAGATATATGTTGAAGCTATTCCGTGATTATTTATTTCATTCCATCACCGAAGATGGTCGACCATGGTTGGATCACGCACACATTGTTCAGTGTCTAAATAAACTAGACGCTGGCTCattggagaaa GTCCAATTGATGTCTCGAGATGAACAATCTGTTCTCATTGTCACTTATGTAGAACTCAAAAACTGTCTTGAGAATTCATTTGCTGAATTGATGGCTCAAGCAGCCACATAA
- the LOC129912454 gene encoding PAN2-PAN3 deadenylation complex subunit PAN3 isoform X2, whose amino-acid sequence MDPIFYSPSNGIPSESKLATYMNRQNVGTPTYGLSSGFSLINLDSPLSIKKAQVTPHSPEFIPSRINSSPNFYSPYQPMLSNGVGNTGLLGNGNSGQNQAPTTPVSVKTNATPNLGLQKSVIAAAVQKHQQQQQQQQQQQLLQQQILHKSQSQQQPQSHAAVVTNLVKSAAANPQITATKAPTATQSFAMTTPLKQRHSPSSVGEKSPPRISPHGSPIPNTLSSANVHQENVGGTIYFYPTANHTSSQNSSSVSSDTVVAHAPTVVPGGATITPSPSVLYTGHVYPGPSSNVISMQPKTQLETAFFIPDEMRSEILSRNEISNFILDTSDAANSNIPLEVDNYHSLYPLEPPQLHPKMTMPTSTYKATHSTTGIKYTLRRLHGFRLQSTKCMAVVEMWKKLQHSNVVQLREVFTTKAFGDNSLVLVYDYHPGSQTLLSKYFTQAAEKNGYSDPFPGEARPFSHKSNLQRTSNGPLLPEATIWAIIMQLTAGLRAVHQAGLACRVLDPTKIIVTGKRVRFSFPGITDIATFDPNAANQLAVASMHQQEDLTALGRLVLALACRCLQSVQRDSVQSSIDLVSRHYSSDLRNFIVYLFTTTQRRSVTDLMPMIGARFYTQLDALQSQCDMQEDELSKEMENGRLYRILVKLNCINERPDFNLDCTWSETGDRYMLKLFRDYLFHSITEDGRPWLDHAHIVQCLNKLDAGSLEKVQLMSRDEQSVLIVTYVELKNCLENSFAELMAQAAT is encoded by the exons ATGGATCCAATTTTCTACTCTCCAAGTAATGGAATCCCATCGGAAAGTAAACTGGCAACATACATG AACCGACAAAATGTTGGAACGCCAACTTATGGCCTTTCTTCGGGGTTTTCTCTTATTAACTTGGACTCACCTTTATCAATTAAGAAGGCTCAG GTTACACCGCATTCACCCGAATTCATTCCATCGCGAATAAATTCATCGCCAAATTTTTACTCACCATATCAGCCGATGTTAAGTAATGGCGTTGGCAACACTGGCCTATTGGGAAATGGAAATTCTGGCCAAAATCAGGCCCCCACAACGCCGGTTTCGGTGAAAACAAATGCCACACCCAATTTGGGATTACAGAAAAGCGTTATAGCTGCTGCTGtacaaaaacaccaacaacaacaacaacagcagcagcagcagcaacttTTACAACAACAGATCCTTCATAAGTCACAATCACAACAGCAGCCGCAATCGCATGCAGCGGTTGTAACAAATCTGGTTAAAAGTGCTGCCGCAAATCCGCAAATTACAGCCACAAAAGCACCGACCGCAACACAATCGTTTGCGATGACTACCCCACTGAAGCAGCGTCATTCGCCCTCCAGTGTTGGTGAGAAATCACCGCCGCGGATATCACCGCATGGGTCCCCTATTCCGAATACACTCTCCTCCGCCAATGTACATCAG GAAAACGTTGGTGGAACGATATATTTTTACCCGACTGCCAATCACACTTCCAGCCAAAATAGTAGCTCGGTAAGTAGTGATACTGTCGTGGCGCACGCTCCAACCGTTGTGCCTGGAGGTGCAACCATAACTCCCTCTCCATCAGTACTATACACTGGACATGTGTATCCGGGACCTTCGTCGAATGTCATCAGCATGCAGCCGAAGACCCAATTGGAAACGGCATTCTTCATACCCGACGAGATGCGTTCCGAAATTCTCAGCCGCAATGAGATCTCCAACTTTATCTTAGACACAAGTGATGCAGCTAATTCGAATATACCCCTCGAAGTGGACAATTATCACTCATTATATCCCCTGGAGCCTCCACAATTGCATCCCAAGATGACAATGCCAACATCTACTTATAAGGCAACTCACAGTACGACAGGAATTAAGTACACTCTGAGGAGACTTCATG GTTTTCGTCTGCAATCGACTAAATGTATGGCAGTTGTTGAGATGTGGAAAAAACTGCAACACTCAAACGTTGTCCAGCTCCGAGAAGTCTTCACGACAAAAGCATTTGGTGATAATt catTAGTATTAGTTTATGATTATCATCCAGGATCACAGACCCTCTTGTCCAAGTATTTCACACAAGCTGCCGAAAAAAACGGCTACTCAGATCCATTCCCCGGCGAAGCGAGACCTTTtag TCATAAAAGCAATTTGCAAAGAACTAGCAATGGACCATTGCTGCCGGAGGCGACAATATGGGCAATTATTATGCAATTAACAGCTGGATTACGTGCTGTACATCAAGCTGGACTCGCTtgcag agtcTTGGACCCAACGAAAATTATTGTTACTGGTAAAAGGGTGCGTTTTAGTTTTCCCGGGATCACAGATATTGCTACATTTGATCCAAATGCTGCTAATCAATTGGCTGTAGCTAGCATGCATCAGCAG gAGGACCTCACAGCTCTTGGACGTTTAGTTTTAGCACTAGCATGTAGATGTCTGCAATCTGTGCAAAGAGATAGTGTACAAAGCAGCATTGATTTGGTTTCCAGACATTATTCGTCCGATTTAAGAAACTTTATAGT atatttaTTCACAACCACACAAAGACGCTCAGTGACTGATTTGATGCCAATGATTGGTGCTCGTTTCTACACACAATTGGATGCATTACAGAGCCAGTGTGATATGCAAGAGGATGAATTATCTAAAGAAATGGAAAATGGCCGCCTCTATCGGATATTggttaaattaaattgcattaaTGAGAGGCCAGa ctTCAATTTGGACTGTACATGGTCTGAAACTGGTGATAGATATATGTTGAAGCTATTCCGTGATTATTTATTTCATTCCATCACCGAAGATGGTCGACCATGGTTGGATCACGCACACATTGTTCAGTGTCTAAATAAACTAGACGCTGGCTCattggagaaa GTCCAATTGATGTCTCGAGATGAACAATCTGTTCTCATTGTCACTTATGTAGAACTCAAAAACTGTCTTGAGAATTCATTTGCTGAATTGATGGCTCAAGCAGCCACATAA
- the LOC129912454 gene encoding PAN2-PAN3 deadenylation complex subunit PAN3 isoform X4 — translation MDPIFYSPSNGIPSESKLATYMVTPHSPEFIPSRINSSPNFYSPYQPMLSNGVGNTGLLGNGNSGQNQAPTTPVSVKTNATPNLGLQKSVIAAAVQKHQQQQQQQQQQQLLQQQILHKSQSQQQPQSHAAVVTNLVKSAAANPQITATKAPTATQSFAMTTPLKQRHSPSSVGEKSPPRISPHGSPIPNTLSSANVHQENVGGTIYFYPTANHTSSQNSSSVSSDTVVAHAPTVVPGGATITPSPSVLYTGHVYPGPSSNVISMQPKTQLETAFFIPDEMRSEILSRNEISNFILDTSDAANSNIPLEVDNYHSLYPLEPPQLHPKMTMPTSTYKATHSTTGIKYTLRRLHGFRLQSTKCMAVVEMWKKLQHSNVVQLREVFTTKAFGDNSLVLVYDYHPGSQTLLSKYFTQAAEKNGYSDPFPGEARPFSHKSNLQRTSNGPLLPEATIWAIIMQLTAGLRAVHQAGLACRVLDPTKIIVTGKRVRFSFPGITDIATFDPNAANQLAVASMHQQEDLTALGRLVLALACRCLQSVQRDSVQSSIDLVSRHYSSDLRNFIVYLFTTTQRRSVTDLMPMIGARFYTQLDALQSQCDMQEDELSKEMENGRLYRILVKLNCINERPDFNLDCTWSETGDRYMLKLFRDYLFHSITEDGRPWLDHAHIVQCLNKLDAGSLEKVQLMSRDEQSVLIVTYVELKNCLENSFAELMAQAAT, via the exons ATGGATCCAATTTTCTACTCTCCAAGTAATGGAATCCCATCGGAAAGTAAACTGGCAACATACATG GTTACACCGCATTCACCCGAATTCATTCCATCGCGAATAAATTCATCGCCAAATTTTTACTCACCATATCAGCCGATGTTAAGTAATGGCGTTGGCAACACTGGCCTATTGGGAAATGGAAATTCTGGCCAAAATCAGGCCCCCACAACGCCGGTTTCGGTGAAAACAAATGCCACACCCAATTTGGGATTACAGAAAAGCGTTATAGCTGCTGCTGtacaaaaacaccaacaacaacaacaacagcagcagcagcagcaacttTTACAACAACAGATCCTTCATAAGTCACAATCACAACAGCAGCCGCAATCGCATGCAGCGGTTGTAACAAATCTGGTTAAAAGTGCTGCCGCAAATCCGCAAATTACAGCCACAAAAGCACCGACCGCAACACAATCGTTTGCGATGACTACCCCACTGAAGCAGCGTCATTCGCCCTCCAGTGTTGGTGAGAAATCACCGCCGCGGATATCACCGCATGGGTCCCCTATTCCGAATACACTCTCCTCCGCCAATGTACATCAG GAAAACGTTGGTGGAACGATATATTTTTACCCGACTGCCAATCACACTTCCAGCCAAAATAGTAGCTCGGTAAGTAGTGATACTGTCGTGGCGCACGCTCCAACCGTTGTGCCTGGAGGTGCAACCATAACTCCCTCTCCATCAGTACTATACACTGGACATGTGTATCCGGGACCTTCGTCGAATGTCATCAGCATGCAGCCGAAGACCCAATTGGAAACGGCATTCTTCATACCCGACGAGATGCGTTCCGAAATTCTCAGCCGCAATGAGATCTCCAACTTTATCTTAGACACAAGTGATGCAGCTAATTCGAATATACCCCTCGAAGTGGACAATTATCACTCATTATATCCCCTGGAGCCTCCACAATTGCATCCCAAGATGACAATGCCAACATCTACTTATAAGGCAACTCACAGTACGACAGGAATTAAGTACACTCTGAGGAGACTTCATG GTTTTCGTCTGCAATCGACTAAATGTATGGCAGTTGTTGAGATGTGGAAAAAACTGCAACACTCAAACGTTGTCCAGCTCCGAGAAGTCTTCACGACAAAAGCATTTGGTGATAATt catTAGTATTAGTTTATGATTATCATCCAGGATCACAGACCCTCTTGTCCAAGTATTTCACACAAGCTGCCGAAAAAAACGGCTACTCAGATCCATTCCCCGGCGAAGCGAGACCTTTtag TCATAAAAGCAATTTGCAAAGAACTAGCAATGGACCATTGCTGCCGGAGGCGACAATATGGGCAATTATTATGCAATTAACAGCTGGATTACGTGCTGTACATCAAGCTGGACTCGCTtgcag agtcTTGGACCCAACGAAAATTATTGTTACTGGTAAAAGGGTGCGTTTTAGTTTTCCCGGGATCACAGATATTGCTACATTTGATCCAAATGCTGCTAATCAATTGGCTGTAGCTAGCATGCATCAGCAG gAGGACCTCACAGCTCTTGGACGTTTAGTTTTAGCACTAGCATGTAGATGTCTGCAATCTGTGCAAAGAGATAGTGTACAAAGCAGCATTGATTTGGTTTCCAGACATTATTCGTCCGATTTAAGAAACTTTATAGT atatttaTTCACAACCACACAAAGACGCTCAGTGACTGATTTGATGCCAATGATTGGTGCTCGTTTCTACACACAATTGGATGCATTACAGAGCCAGTGTGATATGCAAGAGGATGAATTATCTAAAGAAATGGAAAATGGCCGCCTCTATCGGATATTggttaaattaaattgcattaaTGAGAGGCCAGa ctTCAATTTGGACTGTACATGGTCTGAAACTGGTGATAGATATATGTTGAAGCTATTCCGTGATTATTTATTTCATTCCATCACCGAAGATGGTCGACCATGGTTGGATCACGCACACATTGTTCAGTGTCTAAATAAACTAGACGCTGGCTCattggagaaa GTCCAATTGATGTCTCGAGATGAACAATCTGTTCTCATTGTCACTTATGTAGAACTCAAAAACTGTCTTGAGAATTCATTTGCTGAATTGATGGCTCAAGCAGCCACATAA
- the LOC129912454 gene encoding PAN2-PAN3 deadenylation complex subunit PAN3 isoform X5: MLSNGVGNTGLLGNGNSGQNQAPTTPVSVKTNATPNLGLQKSVIAAAVQKHQQQQQQQQQQQLLQQQILHKSQSQQQPQSHAAVVTNLVKSAAANPQITATKAPTATQSFAMTTPLKQRHSPSSVGEKSPPRISPHGSPIPNTLSSANVHQENVGGTIYFYPTANHTSSQNSSSVSSDTVVAHAPTVVPGGATITPSPSVLYTGHVYPGPSSNVISMQPKTQLETAFFIPDEMRSEILSRNEISNFILDTSDAANSNIPLEVDNYHSLYPLEPPQLHPKMTMPTSTYKATHSTTGIKYTLRRLHGFRLQSTKCMAVVEMWKKLQHSNVVQLREVFTTKAFGDNSLVLVYDYHPGSQTLLSKYFTQAAEKNGYSDPFPGEARPFSHKSNLQRTSNGPLLPEATIWAIIMQLTAGLRAVHQAGLACRVLDPTKIIVTGKRVRFSFPGITDIATFDPNAANQLAVASMHQQEDLTALGRLVLALACRCLQSVQRDSVQSSIDLVSRHYSSDLRNFIVYLFTTTQRRSVTDLMPMIGARFYTQLDALQSQCDMQEDELSKEMENGRLYRILVKLNCINERPDFNLDCTWSETGDRYMLKLFRDYLFHSITEDGRPWLDHAHIVQCLNKLDAGSLEKVQLMSRDEQSVLIVTYVELKNCLENSFAELMAQAAT; the protein is encoded by the exons ATGTTAAGTAATGGCGTTGGCAACACTGGCCTATTGGGAAATGGAAATTCTGGCCAAAATCAGGCCCCCACAACGCCGGTTTCGGTGAAAACAAATGCCACACCCAATTTGGGATTACAGAAAAGCGTTATAGCTGCTGCTGtacaaaaacaccaacaacaacaacaacagcagcagcagcagcaacttTTACAACAACAGATCCTTCATAAGTCACAATCACAACAGCAGCCGCAATCGCATGCAGCGGTTGTAACAAATCTGGTTAAAAGTGCTGCCGCAAATCCGCAAATTACAGCCACAAAAGCACCGACCGCAACACAATCGTTTGCGATGACTACCCCACTGAAGCAGCGTCATTCGCCCTCCAGTGTTGGTGAGAAATCACCGCCGCGGATATCACCGCATGGGTCCCCTATTCCGAATACACTCTCCTCCGCCAATGTACATCAG GAAAACGTTGGTGGAACGATATATTTTTACCCGACTGCCAATCACACTTCCAGCCAAAATAGTAGCTCGGTAAGTAGTGATACTGTCGTGGCGCACGCTCCAACCGTTGTGCCTGGAGGTGCAACCATAACTCCCTCTCCATCAGTACTATACACTGGACATGTGTATCCGGGACCTTCGTCGAATGTCATCAGCATGCAGCCGAAGACCCAATTGGAAACGGCATTCTTCATACCCGACGAGATGCGTTCCGAAATTCTCAGCCGCAATGAGATCTCCAACTTTATCTTAGACACAAGTGATGCAGCTAATTCGAATATACCCCTCGAAGTGGACAATTATCACTCATTATATCCCCTGGAGCCTCCACAATTGCATCCCAAGATGACAATGCCAACATCTACTTATAAGGCAACTCACAGTACGACAGGAATTAAGTACACTCTGAGGAGACTTCATG GTTTTCGTCTGCAATCGACTAAATGTATGGCAGTTGTTGAGATGTGGAAAAAACTGCAACACTCAAACGTTGTCCAGCTCCGAGAAGTCTTCACGACAAAAGCATTTGGTGATAATt catTAGTATTAGTTTATGATTATCATCCAGGATCACAGACCCTCTTGTCCAAGTATTTCACACAAGCTGCCGAAAAAAACGGCTACTCAGATCCATTCCCCGGCGAAGCGAGACCTTTtag TCATAAAAGCAATTTGCAAAGAACTAGCAATGGACCATTGCTGCCGGAGGCGACAATATGGGCAATTATTATGCAATTAACAGCTGGATTACGTGCTGTACATCAAGCTGGACTCGCTtgcag agtcTTGGACCCAACGAAAATTATTGTTACTGGTAAAAGGGTGCGTTTTAGTTTTCCCGGGATCACAGATATTGCTACATTTGATCCAAATGCTGCTAATCAATTGGCTGTAGCTAGCATGCATCAGCAG gAGGACCTCACAGCTCTTGGACGTTTAGTTTTAGCACTAGCATGTAGATGTCTGCAATCTGTGCAAAGAGATAGTGTACAAAGCAGCATTGATTTGGTTTCCAGACATTATTCGTCCGATTTAAGAAACTTTATAGT atatttaTTCACAACCACACAAAGACGCTCAGTGACTGATTTGATGCCAATGATTGGTGCTCGTTTCTACACACAATTGGATGCATTACAGAGCCAGTGTGATATGCAAGAGGATGAATTATCTAAAGAAATGGAAAATGGCCGCCTCTATCGGATATTggttaaattaaattgcattaaTGAGAGGCCAGa ctTCAATTTGGACTGTACATGGTCTGAAACTGGTGATAGATATATGTTGAAGCTATTCCGTGATTATTTATTTCATTCCATCACCGAAGATGGTCGACCATGGTTGGATCACGCACACATTGTTCAGTGTCTAAATAAACTAGACGCTGGCTCattggagaaa GTCCAATTGATGTCTCGAGATGAACAATCTGTTCTCATTGTCACTTATGTAGAACTCAAAAACTGTCTTGAGAATTCATTTGCTGAATTGATGGCTCAAGCAGCCACATAA